TTTCCTAATCTCTCCTGCCTGCCTTCTCGTCTACATTATATAAATAGTATTCACATCAAATTCAagtcatcaaattcaaaatcgCGCTTCTCTCTtccatccatattttttttagtctacCCATTGCATAGCAATAACAACAGCACAAGACAATGAAAGCAGGGCTGCTAGTCTCTCTGATAGTAAACTTTCTGGTGGTTGCTTCTGCCGGCAGCTTCtacaatgatttttatttcaactGGGGACATGACCACGGTAAGGTATACGACAATGGCAATAGTCTGAGCCTCATCCTTGACAAAAATTCTGGATCAGGGTTTCAATCCAAGAAAGAGTATTTATTTGGTAAGATTGATATCCAGCTCAAGCTTGTCCATGGCAATTCGGCCGGCACTGTCACAACATTTTATGTGAGTTTCTTTcatgtatatattatatgtttgCTTCAAAGCAATCAATCATCTTTTAAAGACTAACAAACTAACTAGTATATTATTTGTGGCAGCTATCCTCTCTAGGGCCATACCACGATGAGATAGACTTCGAATTCTTGGGAAATACAAGTGGTCAGCCATACACTCTTCACACTAATGTGTTCAGCCAAGGCAAAGGTAACAGAGAGCAGCAATTCTATCTTTGGTTTGACCCCACTGCTGATTTCCACACGTATTCTATCCTTTGGAATCCACAACGCATAATGTAAGTACAAACAATTCCTCAGACCTTCATTAAATCGGTATTATTTCTTACAGGATCCTTTTCCTTGTTTTCTGTGTTTTCGCATTTTAGTTTTTCAGTTGATGGCATTGCAATTAGAGAATTCAAGAACTTAGAATCCATTGGCGTTCCATTCCCTAAGAACCAACCAATGAGGATTTACTCCAGTCTTTGGGAAGCTGATGACTGGGCAACATGTGGTGGAAGAGTTAAGACAGATTGGACAAAAGCACCCTTCGTTGCTTCGTTTAGGAACTTCAACGTCAATGCCTGTGCTTGGTCTTACGGAGCATCTTCTTGTAAATCAAAATCTGGCTTTGCTGACTCCATCAGCAACTCATGGATCTGGGAAGAGCTCGATGTCGGACGCAAAGGCCAGATGAAATGGGTGCGGGACAATTACATGACCTATGACTATTGCAAAGATTCCAAGCGATTCCCACACGGCCTCCCTCGTGAGTGCTATGTCACCAACTTTCCCTGAACCAACCTCGAGAAAAAGAACTGATTGatgatgaaaaatgaaatacaTATCCTAATTTTCACTTATAttgttcaattattattttcatcggTTTTGACAATTCTGTTTTCCATGTTTATTTGAGTATTTCCTTGTTCCTAGTGATCAAAAAATATgatcacataattttttttatatatataaataatattattacagtttgatttgttgtttatgagtttatatatttatgctactagatttaatagttttaccgacggaaatttaTATTGGTATTCACACTCACAGTCTATCGTTATGTATATTATCAATGGGCTTACGGATAGAAACAGTCCGTCGGAAAAACTCATGTCTATAATTTATAGTATGTCGGTGAGTCAATCGGTAATAAATACACCGATGGATTTACTAACATAAAAGTGCGCCAAAAAAATTTACCCACTTCATTTTGTTTGCATCTCCATCGATAACAGATGCATTTAGAGTTATTCTATTTTATCTCTctctgaaatataccgacggagttattctgtcggtaaccctgtcaataatatttaaaaatattgtttttaaaaaaatattgaacagagtagaaaaataattaaaataattttaaaatcaaatatttattacaaatctaaatattgtacattcaaatacaataaatctaaaataaatgcGATTTtagaggtggaggaggaggctggtcaTCGTCGTGATTGTGGTGCTAATTAGAGGGTGCACATGTATCATTCATCTgtaatctcatctccattactaatCGGCGGAGTTCTTCATAATCATTAGTTAATTGTTCAAATTTTTCATTAAGATGGGCCATATATGCCTCTACTCGTTGGTCTAACATCACCGCGAACTCCGGGGTTTGAGTGTTCGAAGTTGATTGCGAGCATCCAATTATCGAAGCACTACGGGTCATCCATAAGTTCTTGACCGTAGTGTTAAAGAGtacatacattaaaaaaaagttttttccaCCAGATGATTCTATTTCCAACCACAAAACTGGATCAAGATTTTGATGGGTCAAAAGATTATCATcttatctctccttcaaccagCTATTATATGTATCTATGAAAGAAAGAATGAATtcataaaattcaaagaaataataaattaagaaaaaaaatggttgaaaaccaatataccacaaagtgttgagGTAGGCTATCCACGAATTGTTGTTTCCTTTTTTAGCGCTCATCACTCCACCTATACGTTTCAACAAAAACCTTTATAAGGTTTGGCTTACTTCAAAGAACCATAGCCTACAAGACAAAAAtattgttagttaaatatatttatcaaaaacacctaataaaaaatggatgtaataaaaaaatcccacCATCCGTTTTGCATGCGAAATGAATAGAATGGAACCGCCACTGTGCGTGGTAACGGAACTATGAGCACATTGATTTTGACTTTCTGCATCAGACTATGACCATCATGTGAAATGCGTGGATGTCACATGCTGAATGTATTTCGCCCATACAGTTTCTGAGATGTACATCGGCCTAAAATCCTTCCAAAGAGCCATGTCATTCTAGCATgaaaactttctttctttcacatattttttggctttcttttgCACCTtgtaccaaaaatcacgcaaccttatagtacaaattaattatctattagtaaataaaaaataaaattttaatatttggaataaaaaaattatcttgaatccGATCTTACTTACTTATAGCGTGATTCTCCTAAACTCTCGTCACACTATTATTATCAGCTCTCTCCCTtggagtaaaaaattataaaagaaaaatttattaatttcaataaactaactaaattaacattaaaaaattaagttaattctaACCTTGAACCTTAAAAACCATACATTTACCTATAGTTTCTATTTAAGATATTTGGAAACCTAActtcattgaaaaaatagaatttccATCAACAATTTAAAGGTCGATGTTATTGTTCGCTCAACCTCAATATTTGTAATCCTGGAATTGCAGTcgttaaatgaaattattttttcaaaaattattaaacatgtcattgtgaaaacaaaacaaattatattgaaaGGTCATCCTTTCACTAGGCTTTGTACTTGTTGGTAAATGGATCCCTTTGTGAAAGGAACCCCCCTCGACTTTGCGGCATCGCCCCTGAAAAGCCTCAAGTGCTTGTTTTTAGTTGGCTCTTAATGACTCGTAGTTGTCAACATCACTGTTTAAAGAACTAGCAACGATTATATTCTCGCGACATGCAATAGACTTTCCCCTaggcatctacacaaattaactaataaaaaaattaaatgattcctatttgaaaaaaaaaatcggcaACACCTCCCCTATTCATGAGACTAtccaaaaattttaaacttgcaAATACACAACATATATGTCACAAActagttaattttattcaatttcttctaacacgttagaataattcaatttcgtagaaaattttcattttctacatgataatatttttaatcctaaatttacaaaaaaaatattctcaatatacaaaaattcaaaataataattaaaattaatcctacacatttaattgaaattgaacaataaatttgaaaacaaaaactcaaattcaacaaaataatgcaaaaattatttcaataacaactaaaattcaacacatttattaattcataaaattattaagagcacaaaattaaaaaaaaataatgatagaaaaaaatgcaaaacaaaaacaaaaataaaggaagaaaaaggaatgaaaattTCTTACCTTAACGATGTGCTTAATTTTgactgataattaaaaaaagaaaagaaaagaaaagagattgttaataaacttaaaaaaaaaaaagacaacatatCTAAGGATAAGAATAGAAGAGAATGCTTGATTTTAACATAGAAGGAGAGTGAGAAATAACTTTATAAGggaaaatagagaagaaaaaaaaaataaagcctcATATGTTTTGATtctggttttttaatttgaaattaccaatgaaattaccgaaggaatattaaatattattatttttaatattttcttcagtGATTCTGTTTGTAAagtcaaattgaaatttaatggtTTTGGTATTTGGGCGCTTTTTACCAACAAAACTgtagatgaaaaattaaatatcaatatttttaatatttccatTGGTAATTCTGTCTATAAAGTCAATTGAGAATTTTTAACTTGCATGAAAATTTTCAGAAAGCCCTTCAAATATTACTAACGACTTTTCATTCCGTTGGTGATGTTGTTGGGAAAAAAGTTAATAGTCAAAAGAACATTAATTATCAGTGCATTGAAAAGTGAATAGTTTCATAGTCTCTGGAATATACCGATGAACATATCATGTCCATATATCCGTATGTAATGAACACCATGAATAGTGCCAAGAAGAAGGGGGAAAGTTCACATAATCACTAGAATATAACGATGGATACCTTCCGCCGGTATAACCATATGTAATGTATATAGTTTATCGGTATTCCAATAGGTGTAAAGTTATGGCTAATGCCAAATTGTATCTATATTCCATATCTATCAATCTtgcaaatatttaaattcagagttgcacacacaacacaataacctTAATTCACatcacataataataaaataaatatttccttatcattcaataataaattaacatcattgtCATTACATTTAAGTGAATTTTGtccagaaatattatattacagTTTATGACATTACACATTCATGTTGTGTATGTTAATTAGAATTGTCTTCCCattcatcaattgaattgtcctCGTCTCCATCACAATCTTGTACGTTGAtttcatcattatcatcttcaTTGACTTGTGTATGTCTGTTGGAGCTCAAAACATCATTGAACTCCTCAATATCAACattaacaaagcaaaaatttgagttttctttaaattcattAGACAGAGCAACTCGAAATAGATCAACTAACTCATCAGgttgaaagacatcatctcccataaataattaattgttgtcATCATGAACAACCTCAACACGACCATAGGGTTTGGTTTTCACTACGAATAACCATTCAACTCTTGAAtaatcctttctaaaggaatgagtgtatgtgtaataaacttgttggtatTGCT
The Populus nigra chromosome 3, ddPopNigr1.1, whole genome shotgun sequence genome window above contains:
- the LOC133690338 gene encoding xyloglucan endotransglucosylase protein 7-like, giving the protein MKAGLLVSLIVNFLVVASAGSFYNDFYFNWGHDHGKVYDNGNSLSLILDKNSGSGFQSKKEYLFGKIDIQLKLVHGNSAGTVTTFYLSSLGPYHDEIDFEFLGNTSGQPYTLHTNVFSQGKGNREQQFYLWFDPTADFHTYSILWNPQRIIFSVDGIAIREFKNLESIGVPFPKNQPMRIYSSLWEADDWATCGGRVKTDWTKAPFVASFRNFNVNACAWSYGASSCKSKSGFADSISNSWIWEELDVGRKGQMKWVRDNYMTYDYCKDSKRFPHGLPRECYVTNFP